A genomic region of Bubalus kerabau isolate K-KA32 ecotype Philippines breed swamp buffalo chromosome 10, PCC_UOA_SB_1v2, whole genome shotgun sequence contains the following coding sequences:
- the LOC129621852 gene encoding GTP-binding nuclear protein Ran-like translates to MAAQGEPQVQFRLVLVGDDGTGKTTFVKCHPTGEFEKCVATLGVEVHPLVFHTNRGQIKFTVWDTAGQEKFGGLRGGYYIQAQCAIIMFDVTSRVTYKNVPNWHRDLVLRVCENIPVVLCGNKVDIKDRKVKAKSVVFHRKKNLQNDDVSAKSSYSFERPFLWLARKLIGDPNLEFVAMPALAPPEVVMDPASAAHSTSVI, encoded by the coding sequence ATGGCTGCCCAAGGAGAACCCCAAGTTCAGTTCAGACTTGTTTTGGTTGGTGATGATGGTACTGGAAAAACGACATTCGTGAAGTGTCATCCGACTGGTGAATTTGAGAAGTGTGTAGCTACCTTGGGTGTTGAGGTCCATCCTCTTGTGTTCCATACCAACAGAGGACAGATTAAGTTCACTGTATGGGATACAGCTGGTCAGGAGAAATTTGGTGGACTGAGAGGTGGCTATTACATACAAGCTCAGTGTGCCATTATAATGTTTGACGTTACATCAAGAGTTACTTACAAGAATGTGCCTAACTGGCATAGAGATCTCGTACTACGAGTGTGTGAGAACATCCCAGTTGTGTTGTGTGGCAACAAAGTGGATATTAAGGACAGAAAGGTTAAGGCAAAGTCAGTTGTCTTCCACCGAAAGAAGAATCTTCAGAATGATGACGTTTCTGCCAAAAGTAGCTACAGCTTTGAAAGGCCCTTCCTCTGGCTTGCTAGAAAACTGATTGGAGACCCTAACTTGGAGTTTGTCGCCATGCCTGCTCTTGCCCCGCCAGAGGTGGTCATGGACCCAGCCTCGGCAGCACATAGTACGAGCGTGATTTAG